Proteins encoded within one genomic window of Salipaludibacillus agaradhaerens:
- a CDS encoding YgzB family protein gives MGVKYSNKINKIRTFALVLIFAGIIIMYLGLFFQTNFILMSIIMFLGFLAIIASTVIYFWIGMLSSKTVQVVCPDCGKHTKVLGRVDACMYCNTPLTMDKSLEGKEFDEKYNHKKGKEE, from the coding sequence ATGGGTGTGAAGTATAGTAACAAAATTAACAAAATAAGAACGTTTGCGCTCGTGCTTATATTTGCCGGGATAATCATTATGTATTTAGGCCTGTTTTTTCAAACAAATTTTATTTTAATGTCTATTATTATGTTTCTAGGTTTTTTAGCGATCATTGCCAGTACCGTTATATACTTTTGGATCGGTATGTTGTCATCTAAAACGGTCCAAGTCGTGTGCCCCGATTGTGGGAAGCATACGAAGGTATTAGGACGGGTTGATGCTTGTATGTATTGTAATACCCCATTAACAATGGATAAATCGTTAGAAGGTAAAGAATTTGATGAGAAATATAATCACAAGAAAGGCAAGGAGGAATAA
- the perR gene encoding peroxide-responsive transcriptional repressor PerR: MEKHDQLQDALHSLKNTKVRMTPQRHAILEFLINAPTHPTADEIYKALEGKFPNMSVATVYNNLRVFKEVGLVRELTYGDSSSRFDSNTSHHYHVICQDCGKIVDFHYPGLDEVETLAEHVTGFTVDNHRMEIYGKCPECKKKQQH, encoded by the coding sequence ATGGAAAAGCATGATCAACTTCAAGATGCCCTTCATTCTTTAAAAAATACGAAAGTTCGCATGACGCCACAACGTCACGCTATTTTAGAATTTCTTATTAATGCACCTACACATCCTACGGCGGATGAGATTTATAAGGCATTAGAAGGGAAATTTCCAAACATGAGTGTGGCAACAGTATACAATAATCTTCGTGTATTTAAAGAGGTAGGATTAGTGAGAGAATTGACTTACGGGGACTCTTCCAGCAGATTTGACAGTAATACATCCCATCACTATCATGTCATTTGTCAAGACTGCGGAAAGATTGTTGATTTCCATTATCCTGGACTTGACGAGGTAGAAACGTTGGCGGAGCACGTCACTGGTTTTACTGTCGATAACCACCGTATGGAAATTTACGGTAAATGTCCAGAGTGTAAAAAAAAGCAACAACATTAA
- a CDS encoding nucleotidyltransferase-like protein, with the protein MDDRLRQLYQDRTSDDSTLGIIVIEKRAQEDANTDNFDRVLLVILDDSHPAWILKHYEYDSIKVAMHLVNRRQLNSWLLNSSNRRAVDWVLNGKVLFDRNEYLKEFKQRLAEFPIEERQIKIGGEFSKLIRRFTDGKLLYREHHYLDAYNQIIHALHHLARLSVIEHGFYPEVTVWQQVKKIEPKLHKLYSELVTGAESIEKRLELLLIANEFELMTKSKMGSTHLLQLMASKSTPWSIQELKEQLSHHEYTLDLSILVEFLVQKGYIDVVKEDTKGQVIYHRKYTVKGQLS; encoded by the coding sequence ATGGATGATCGACTAAGACAGCTTTATCAAGATCGGACAAGTGATGATAGTACTTTAGGAATTATAGTCATTGAGAAACGTGCTCAGGAAGATGCAAATACAGATAATTTTGATAGAGTGTTGCTCGTTATATTAGATGATAGTCATCCTGCTTGGATTTTAAAGCATTATGAATATGATTCTATTAAAGTAGCTATGCATCTTGTTAATAGAAGACAGTTAAACAGTTGGTTATTAAATAGTTCGAATCGTCGGGCTGTTGATTGGGTGCTTAACGGTAAAGTGTTATTTGATAGAAATGAATATTTAAAGGAGTTCAAACAGCGATTAGCAGAATTTCCTATAGAAGAAAGGCAAATAAAAATCGGCGGAGAATTTTCAAAGCTCATCCGGAGATTCACAGACGGGAAATTACTTTACCGAGAACACCACTATTTAGATGCGTACAATCAAATAATACACGCTCTTCATCATTTGGCTCGTCTTTCTGTTATTGAGCATGGTTTTTATCCTGAGGTAACGGTATGGCAACAGGTGAAAAAAATAGAGCCTAAACTACATAAACTTTATTCAGAGCTTGTGACAGGAGCGGAATCGATTGAGAAAAGACTTGAACTTTTGCTCATTGCTAACGAATTCGAATTGATGACGAAATCAAAAATGGGTAGTACCCACTTACTTCAATTGATGGCATCTAAATCAACACCATGGTCGATTCAGGAGTTAAAAGAGCAGCTCTCCCATCATGAATACACATTGGATTTAAGCATTCTTGTGGAATTTCTCGTCCAAAAGGGATACATCGATGTCGTTAAAGAAGATACGAAAGGCCAAGTAATCTATCACCGTAAATATACAGTTAAGGGACAGCTTTCATAA
- a CDS encoding D-2-hydroxyacid dehydrogenase: MIVVSSAKIRKDLRRFLTEKYTELTFRFHTSMEEAEKDLTKADILITYGEDLDDTLISRATNLKWIMVISAGLDRMPFTAIERQGIIVTNARGIHAIPMAEYTLSMMLQTGRQMKTLIENERQKEWDRSPVMTELHGKTIGILGIGAIGKEIARLAKAFNMTVIGLNRSGSPVENVDHVVTIKGLNSLLESSDFIVSVLPKLPETDDILRTPQFKVMKETAVLINIGRGNAINEDALLTALDEGEFKHVVLDVFKEEPLPANHPFWSHAKVTVTPHMSGISPQYQPRALDIFEHNLHVFLTSRGDYLNKIDPVKGY; the protein is encoded by the coding sequence GTGATTGTAGTATCTTCAGCTAAGATTCGAAAAGATTTACGGCGCTTTTTAACAGAAAAGTATACGGAATTGACATTTCGTTTTCATACAAGTATGGAGGAAGCGGAAAAAGATTTAACAAAAGCTGATATTCTCATTACTTATGGTGAGGATCTAGACGACACGTTAATTAGTCGTGCAACGAATTTGAAATGGATTATGGTAATTTCCGCCGGACTTGATAGAATGCCATTTACCGCTATTGAGAGACAAGGGATTATCGTGACTAACGCTCGAGGAATACATGCTATTCCTATGGCTGAATACACATTAAGTATGATGTTGCAGACGGGACGGCAAATGAAAACACTTATAGAGAATGAGCGGCAGAAAGAGTGGGATAGATCTCCTGTCATGACAGAACTACATGGGAAAACAATTGGAATCCTTGGGATAGGTGCCATCGGTAAAGAAATTGCCCGCTTAGCTAAAGCATTTAATATGACAGTCATTGGCCTTAATCGAAGTGGGAGTCCGGTTGAGAATGTAGACCATGTTGTCACGATAAAAGGGTTAAATTCGTTACTTGAGTCTTCGGACTTTATTGTGTCTGTGTTACCTAAGTTACCGGAAACAGACGACATATTGCGTACACCGCAATTCAAAGTAATGAAAGAGACTGCCGTACTTATTAATATCGGACGCGGTAACGCCATTAACGAAGATGCATTGTTAACGGCATTAGATGAAGGTGAATTTAAGCACGTTGTTTTGGATGTGTTTAAAGAAGAGCCGTTACCTGCCAACCACCCGTTTTGGTCACATGCTAAAGTCACTGTTACGCCGCATATGTCAGGAATATCTCCTCAATATCAGCCGCGGGCATTAGACATTTTTGAACATAATTTACACGTGTTTTTAACTAGCCGAGGAGATTACTTAAATAAAATCGACCCTGTCAAAGGCTACTAG
- a CDS encoding potassium channel family protein translates to MVNLLIIIIIISSFVGVVASMHLLIQKQPRIERRLSVKHFLVLIMVYLNVTVGFGVVYIALELLGVQVIKEGTKMPGESLFHLIEDALYFSAVTLLTVGYGDIIPEGIGRWIAILQALIGYLLPAAFVVTSFVTYDDVGRKRSHHL, encoded by the coding sequence ATGGTAAACCTCCTAATTATAATCATCATAATTAGTTCTTTTGTTGGTGTAGTGGCAAGTATGCATCTATTGATTCAAAAGCAACCTAGAATCGAACGTCGACTTTCGGTCAAACATTTTCTCGTTTTAATCATGGTCTATTTAAATGTCACGGTTGGTTTTGGTGTGGTTTACATTGCACTAGAGCTTCTAGGTGTACAAGTTATTAAAGAAGGAACAAAGATGCCAGGTGAATCGTTATTTCACCTAATAGAAGATGCGCTTTATTTTAGCGCTGTCACATTACTTACAGTCGGTTACGGTGATATTATTCCTGAAGGTATCGGACGGTGGATCGCTATCCTTCAGGCGTTAATAGGATATCTTTTGCCAGCTGCTTTTGTTGTAACCTCCTTCGTTACTTACGATGATGTGGGTCGTAAACGATCACATCATTTGTAG
- a CDS encoding glutamate synthase-related protein: MNVSNEIQRFRGALQNEHDSCGIVSFIEKENIPTKKNIDDTIKALLTMNHRAGFINEEGDGVGIHIDIPRALWKEKLNKANLDAAIVDSPSFVVGHLFIEKTNETSKFQQEMKDLFEKNGFRLIFESTNETNSAALGPIAQKAEPVFWQIALEYKDCKQSFTMLRSKLFDLTLACEKNLAVHVASLSHESAVYKVMGAGDILPKYYPDLANPLVASAMTLGHNRYSTNTLSNFFRVQPFSVIGHNGEINTIAKLRDEANMIGVPLVDGGSDSQDLNRVIDTFTSRHHLSLFETMEILFPPIVNEIKHFPAHLKDLYTYIREAWGHYAQGPAGIISRLGDEAVFSVDSLGLRPVWMLETDTSYIFSSEQGIFTTNQYVSEPKPFAPGEKVALKRNSKGTITILWHDELQEEVYNRLASTLRIKEAGDRLTTQWNENSNTVHFQQNVTPSVYSANGWDREHIQLIEQMAEKGVEPIRSLGHDAPLAAMHPGRKNVADFIKESVAVVTNPAIDRDREMEHFSTRVVIGKRPELFLAEDLNAIVHLDSPITAEGLAGKGLQDEFSHPSFEGLLEYFDRNHEVMKLTLGRFEDESVEEALSRLTHDAVSAINNNKTLLVFDDQGVHDNELFWLDPHLAISAVDQGLTHQELRRHCSLVIRSGSIRTLHDIAVIFGLGADLINPYIMFASVVDNNAEPAVKLYSALNKGLEKIISTIGIHELRGYGRLFSSIGLNEDIAKVLNIVNYLGSKDVSYGFLEMKKDSESRFEDYHDEKAKPGKTFHIFPRIWKSLGDLASGKITYTEYGEKVSEQEMKNPTTIRHFTDLKARQSDIQPNNVDVSVGQHDLPFMISSMSFGSQNEVAFRAYAEAADRLNMISFNGEGGEIKDMLGKYPNTRGQQIASGRFGVNVELLNSSNLLEIKIGQGAKPGEGGHLPGSKVTDKVAAARNATTGSDLISPSNNHDIYSIEDLSQMIAELKTANDQAKVTVKVPIVPNIGTIAVGIAKAGADYITLSGFDGGTGAARVHALQHVGLPAEIGVKAAHFALLEAGLRHKVEIWADGGVKSVQDAIKLMLLGANRIGFGTLSMIAVGCTACRGCHLDTCHVGIATQIETVDQAKDHGLRRFVPREYDLAVNGLMNLFTEFGKELQALTAALGFDNTQDLVGRSDLLEQTRGHEHLDLADLLATLPEQDVAPFEPVNVLEEIQEQQLAVAVGSEFEYLDANVSELTTSREFEAVTAEQRILGSRVSCHRVRGKLDGSYRTLPEIDLRYTKGSILGNGLGAYNSDGVNIHISGGAQDGVGKTSFGGSFKVFKTQGLNGQLINGSVGKGIGYGAQKGTFIIQGDADSRAGIRLSGADMIFGGRVKKPLKANKHYNTGIHANIKGFAFEYMTNGRGLVMGDPGPWMAAGMTGGVVYLRHDPQMGLDEKMLNSRIAKGAKVTIEPLTNKGVQDVVELLTIYHDELLQLNQTDEAAYVEQLLADPVSHFRQVTPVKQQADPAVSTE, encoded by the coding sequence ATGAATGTTTCTAATGAGATTCAGCGTTTCCGCGGAGCGCTACAAAACGAGCATGACAGTTGTGGAATTGTCTCTTTCATAGAAAAAGAGAATATCCCTACAAAGAAGAACATTGACGATACGATAAAAGCATTACTAACAATGAATCACCGTGCAGGCTTTATTAATGAAGAAGGCGATGGTGTTGGTATCCATATTGATATCCCCCGTGCTCTTTGGAAGGAAAAACTGAATAAAGCAAATTTAGATGCTGCAATTGTCGATTCTCCTTCATTTGTTGTTGGTCATTTATTTATTGAAAAGACGAACGAAACAAGTAAATTTCAACAAGAAATGAAAGATCTTTTCGAAAAAAATGGGTTTCGTCTCATTTTTGAAAGCACGAACGAGACAAACTCAGCTGCTCTCGGTCCCATCGCTCAAAAAGCTGAGCCTGTTTTTTGGCAAATTGCACTTGAGTACAAAGACTGTAAGCAATCGTTCACAATGCTCCGCTCCAAGTTGTTTGATCTTACCTTAGCATGCGAAAAAAATCTGGCTGTTCACGTGGCGTCGTTAAGTCACGAAAGTGCCGTTTACAAAGTGATGGGAGCAGGCGACATATTACCGAAATACTACCCTGATCTTGCTAATCCACTTGTGGCATCAGCCATGACTCTCGGACACAATCGTTATTCAACAAATACATTATCTAATTTTTTCCGTGTCCAGCCATTTAGTGTTATTGGTCATAATGGCGAAATTAATACCATTGCTAAACTTCGCGACGAAGCAAATATGATCGGTGTGCCATTAGTAGACGGTGGCAGTGATTCACAAGATTTAAATCGGGTCATTGATACGTTTACGTCACGCCATCATCTATCACTTTTTGAAACAATGGAAATTTTATTCCCGCCTATCGTGAATGAAATTAAGCATTTCCCCGCACATTTAAAAGACTTATATACGTATATTCGCGAAGCCTGGGGACATTATGCTCAGGGACCAGCAGGAATTATCTCTCGATTAGGAGATGAAGCCGTCTTTAGTGTAGATTCCCTTGGGTTGCGTCCCGTATGGATGCTTGAAACGGATACTAGCTATATTTTTTCCTCTGAACAAGGTATTTTTACGACAAATCAATACGTGTCAGAGCCAAAACCTTTTGCTCCAGGTGAAAAAGTAGCCTTGAAGCGGAACAGTAAAGGGACAATTACTATCCTCTGGCATGATGAGCTACAAGAAGAAGTGTACAATCGACTAGCTTCAACGTTACGAATCAAAGAGGCCGGTGATCGCCTAACGACGCAATGGAATGAAAACTCGAATACAGTCCATTTTCAACAAAACGTGACACCAAGTGTGTATTCTGCAAATGGTTGGGATCGTGAACACATTCAGCTTATCGAGCAAATGGCAGAAAAAGGCGTAGAGCCGATTCGTTCACTTGGTCATGATGCCCCATTAGCAGCCATGCATCCTGGCCGAAAAAATGTGGCTGATTTCATTAAAGAGAGCGTAGCCGTGGTAACAAACCCTGCGATTGACCGTGACAGAGAAATGGAACACTTTTCAACGCGAGTGGTTATCGGTAAACGTCCTGAACTCTTTCTGGCAGAAGACTTAAATGCAATTGTCCATCTAGACTCACCTATTACTGCTGAAGGCTTAGCAGGAAAAGGGTTACAAGATGAATTTAGCCATCCTTCATTTGAAGGACTTTTGGAATACTTCGATAGGAATCATGAAGTGATGAAATTAACGCTTGGCAGATTCGAAGATGAGTCAGTGGAAGAAGCATTATCCCGTTTAACACACGATGCTGTATCTGCTATTAACAATAATAAAACTTTGCTCGTCTTTGATGATCAAGGTGTGCATGATAACGAGCTTTTCTGGCTTGACCCCCATCTCGCTATTTCAGCGGTGGATCAAGGGTTAACTCATCAGGAGCTACGCCGTCACTGTTCACTTGTTATTCGGTCTGGTAGTATAAGAACCCTTCATGATATTGCCGTTATCTTTGGGCTAGGTGCTGATCTCATTAATCCCTATATCATGTTTGCCAGCGTTGTGGACAACAACGCCGAACCAGCAGTTAAATTATATAGCGCCTTAAATAAAGGACTAGAAAAAATAATATCGACTATTGGTATTCATGAATTAAGAGGCTATGGACGACTTTTCTCCTCTATTGGATTAAATGAAGACATTGCTAAAGTGCTTAATATTGTTAACTATCTTGGCAGTAAAGACGTCAGTTATGGCTTTCTCGAAATGAAAAAGGACAGCGAATCGAGATTTGAGGATTACCATGATGAAAAAGCAAAGCCCGGAAAGACATTTCACATTTTTCCTAGAATTTGGAAATCTCTTGGCGACCTTGCCTCAGGGAAAATCACATATACAGAATACGGGGAAAAAGTCTCGGAACAAGAAATGAAAAACCCAACGACAATTAGACATTTCACAGATTTAAAAGCCCGCCAATCTGACATTCAACCTAATAATGTCGATGTGAGTGTTGGCCAGCATGACCTCCCGTTTATGATCAGTTCTATGTCATTTGGTTCACAAAACGAAGTGGCTTTCCGCGCCTATGCGGAAGCGGCAGATAGGTTAAATATGATCAGCTTTAACGGTGAAGGCGGAGAAATTAAGGATATGCTCGGCAAATATCCGAATACGCGTGGGCAACAAATTGCATCTGGACGTTTCGGTGTCAATGTAGAGCTGTTAAACTCATCTAATTTACTCGAAATTAAGATTGGTCAAGGGGCCAAGCCAGGTGAAGGTGGACACCTTCCAGGATCTAAAGTGACAGATAAAGTGGCGGCTGCTCGTAATGCTACTACAGGTTCCGATCTTATTTCACCATCAAATAATCATGATATTTACTCTATTGAAGATTTATCTCAAATGATTGCTGAACTTAAAACAGCTAATGATCAAGCAAAAGTCACTGTGAAGGTCCCAATCGTTCCAAATATAGGGACAATCGCTGTAGGAATAGCAAAGGCTGGGGCCGATTATATTACGCTAAGTGGGTTTGACGGCGGAACTGGTGCTGCAAGAGTTCATGCATTACAACACGTAGGTCTACCCGCGGAAATCGGTGTTAAAGCGGCCCATTTTGCTCTTTTGGAAGCAGGCCTTCGTCATAAAGTTGAAATCTGGGCAGATGGCGGTGTGAAAAGTGTCCAGGATGCTATTAAACTGATGCTTTTAGGTGCAAACAGAATCGGCTTTGGTACTTTATCTATGATTGCTGTTGGATGCACGGCGTGTCGAGGTTGTCATCTAGATACGTGTCATGTGGGTATTGCTACACAAATCGAAACCGTGGATCAAGCAAAAGATCATGGGCTTCGTCGCTTTGTACCACGCGAGTATGACCTAGCTGTTAATGGGCTCATGAATCTATTCACTGAATTCGGTAAAGAGTTACAAGCGTTGACGGCTGCCCTCGGTTTTGATAATACTCAGGACCTCGTAGGACGATCCGATTTACTTGAACAAACTCGCGGTCATGAACACTTAGACTTAGCCGACTTGTTAGCAACGTTACCTGAGCAAGATGTAGCACCTTTTGAACCAGTTAATGTATTAGAAGAAATACAAGAGCAACAATTAGCCGTAGCAGTTGGGTCTGAATTTGAGTACCTTGATGCTAATGTTTCTGAATTAACAACTTCTCGGGAATTTGAAGCAGTTACCGCTGAACAACGTATTCTTGGTAGCCGTGTTTCATGTCACCGCGTACGTGGTAAACTAGACGGTTCTTATCGCACGTTACCTGAGATAGATTTACGGTACACGAAAGGGTCCATTTTAGGTAATGGGCTCGGCGCCTATAATAGTGATGGTGTTAATATTCATATCTCTGGCGGAGCGCAAGACGGTGTAGGTAAAACCTCGTTTGGAGGATCATTTAAAGTATTTAAAACACAAGGACTTAACGGTCAGCTTATCAACGGATCTGTTGGAAAAGGGATAGGCTACGGCGCTCAAAAAGGGACATTTATTATTCAAGGAGACGCTGATTCACGCGCTGGAATTAGACTATCTGGTGCAGATATGATTTTCGGAGGTCGTGTGAAAAAGCCATTGAAAGCTAATAAACACTATAATACGGGCATTCATGCTAACATTAAAGGCTTTGCATTCGAGTATATGACGAATGGTCGAGGATTAGTTATGGGGGACCCAGGTCCTTGGATGGCGGCTGGTATGACCGGTGGTGTTGTCTATCTTCGACATGACCCGCAGATGGGACTTGACGAAAAAATGCTCAACAGCCGTATTGCCAAAGGAGCAAAAGTAACAATTGAACCTCTTACAAATAAAGGGGTACAAGATGTCGTCGAGCTATTAACCATCTATCACGACGAATTGCTACAATTAAATCAGACCGATGAAGCGGCTTACGTAGAACAATTGCTTGCCGATCCTGTCTCTCATTTTAGACAAGTAACGCCTGTTAAACAGCAAGCAGACCCTGCGGTATCGACAGAATAA
- the bcp gene encoding thioredoxin-dependent thiol peroxidase yields MTIKIGEKVPSRQLKSNSGQEVSLNDYRGKYVVLYFYPKDMTPGCTTEACDFRDNHDSFSDLDAVILGVSPDPVDRHEKFINKHDLPFELLADEDHQLAEDFGVWKLKKNFGKEYMGIERSTFVIDKEGNLIKEWRKVRVKGHVEEALNYLREVSN; encoded by the coding sequence ATGACAATTAAAATTGGTGAGAAAGTACCTAGTAGACAGCTTAAATCGAATAGTGGACAGGAAGTCTCTCTTAATGATTATAGAGGGAAATACGTTGTTCTTTATTTTTATCCTAAAGACATGACGCCGGGATGTACAACAGAAGCGTGTGATTTTAGAGATAATCATGATAGCTTCAGTGATTTAGACGCTGTTATTTTAGGGGTGAGTCCTGATCCTGTAGACCGCCATGAAAAATTTATTAATAAGCATGATCTTCCGTTTGAACTTTTAGCAGACGAAGACCATCAGTTAGCAGAGGATTTTGGTGTTTGGAAATTAAAGAAAAACTTCGGTAAAGAATATATGGGTATAGAACGTTCGACTTTTGTCATTGATAAAGAAGGAAATTTAATAAAAGAGTGGCGCAAAGTTCGAGTAAAAGGACATGTTGAAGAAGCTCTTAACTATTTAAGAGAGGTTTCAAATTAA
- a CDS encoding glutamate-1-semialdehyde 2,1-aminomutase, with protein MKLDRSEQLNKEAHNVILGGVNSPSRSFKGVGGGTPVFMKKGKGAYFWDEDGNQYIDYLAAYGPIITGHAHPHITAAIKAAAEDGVLYGTPTAYENHFADMLREAIPSLERLRFVNSGTEAVMTTIRVARAYTGRNKIIKFAGCYHGHSDLVLVAAGSGPSTTGNPDSAGVTKNIAEEVITVPFNDPQALEEALNYWGDDIAAVLVEPIVGNFGIVEPAEGFLQTVNQLAHSNETLVIYDEVITAFRFMYGGAQNLLGVEPDLTALGKIIGGGLPIGAYGGKKAIMEQVSPLGPAYQAGTMAGNPASIRAGIACLEVLREPNVYEKLDDLGKQLENGLQKSADIYNIPVTINRLKGALTLYFDTTHVSNYEHAENSSSQMFAYFFKQMLKRGINLAPSKFEAWFLTIAHTHEDVEKTIKAASDVFSNWSNE; from the coding sequence ATGAAACTAGATAGATCAGAACAACTTAACAAAGAAGCCCACAACGTCATTCTTGGCGGGGTTAACAGTCCTTCACGTTCCTTTAAAGGTGTTGGTGGAGGAACACCTGTGTTTATGAAAAAGGGAAAAGGCGCTTATTTTTGGGATGAAGATGGCAACCAATACATAGATTATTTGGCAGCGTACGGTCCGATTATTACAGGGCATGCACACCCTCACATAACAGCAGCTATTAAAGCTGCCGCAGAGGATGGCGTGTTGTATGGGACACCAACAGCTTATGAAAACCACTTTGCTGACATGCTGAGAGAGGCAATTCCCTCTCTTGAGCGTCTTAGATTCGTTAATTCAGGTACAGAAGCCGTCATGACGACTATTCGCGTAGCAAGAGCTTATACAGGCAGGAACAAAATCATTAAATTTGCCGGTTGCTATCATGGTCATTCAGATCTCGTCCTTGTAGCAGCTGGCTCCGGCCCTTCCACTACAGGCAACCCTGATTCAGCTGGCGTCACAAAAAATATCGCTGAGGAAGTGATTACCGTGCCGTTTAATGACCCTCAAGCTCTTGAGGAGGCGTTAAACTACTGGGGAGATGATATTGCAGCTGTACTCGTTGAACCGATCGTTGGAAACTTTGGCATTGTTGAGCCTGCGGAAGGTTTTCTTCAAACAGTTAATCAATTAGCACATTCAAACGAAACTCTCGTCATCTATGATGAAGTTATAACAGCTTTTCGCTTTATGTACGGTGGCGCTCAAAACCTCCTTGGGGTGGAGCCTGATTTAACCGCTCTAGGCAAAATCATTGGTGGCGGCCTCCCAATTGGGGCATATGGGGGAAAGAAAGCAATCATGGAACAAGTATCACCTTTAGGACCAGCCTATCAGGCCGGTACGATGGCTGGTAATCCAGCTTCTATTAGAGCTGGAATAGCATGCCTTGAAGTATTAAGGGAGCCGAATGTTTATGAGAAACTAGATGATCTTGGCAAGCAATTAGAAAATGGGTTGCAAAAATCAGCGGACATCTATAATATACCAGTGACGATCAATCGATTAAAGGGAGCTCTGACGCTCTACTTCGATACGACCCATGTATCTAATTATGAGCATGCAGAAAACAGCAGCAGTCAAATGTTCGCTTATTTTTTCAAGCAAATGCTAAAAAGAGGGATAAACCTTGCCCCTTCTAAGTTCGAAGCTTGGTTTCTTACAATCGCCCACACACATGAAGATGTGGAAAAAACGATAAAAGCTGCAAGCGATGTATTTTCAAATTGGTCGAATGAATAA
- a CDS encoding cyclic-di-AMP receptor — translation MKLMICVVQNRYRTAMEEGLKANNYRMTELASSGGFLKKGSTTFLIGITEEDVENLQQTMQQICLAQEKQKGQSKEMASRYTSFLIDVKDSLPFFQLRER, via the coding sequence ATGAAATTAATGATATGTGTTGTCCAAAATCGATATAGAACAGCGATGGAAGAGGGGTTGAAGGCAAATAACTATCGTATGACAGAGCTAGCTAGTAGTGGAGGATTTTTGAAAAAAGGTAGTACGACTTTTTTGATTGGTATTACTGAAGAAGACGTGGAGAACCTTCAGCAAACGATGCAGCAAATATGCCTAGCGCAAGAAAAACAAAAAGGGCAATCGAAAGAGATGGCAAGCAGGTATACGTCCTTTTTAATTGATGTCAAAGATAGTTTACCATTTTTTCAATTACGTGAGCGTTAG